In one Amaranthus tricolor cultivar Red isolate AtriRed21 chromosome 8, ASM2621246v1, whole genome shotgun sequence genomic region, the following are encoded:
- the LOC130820478 gene encoding CASP-like protein ARALYDRAFT_485429: MVEEVPGSLGTSASLALRLGQTVFATASLFFMCLDVNFYGFTAFCFLVTVMGLVIPWSMTLGLVDAYSVFVKCPPRQSGVMTVIVAGDWVLSFLSLGAASSTASVVQIMIAANSPLCTGKICSRYSLSAVMAFLSWFMSFTSSLFNLWVLPKL, translated from the exons ATGGTGGAAGAAGTGCCTGGATCATTGGGCACTAGTGCGAGCTTGGCTCTTAGATTGGGTCAGACTGTTTTTGCTACTGCTTCTCTGTTCTTTATGTGTCTTGATGTTAATTTCTATGGATTTACTGCTTTCTG CTTCTTAGTTACTGTCATGGGTTTAGTGATTCCGTGGAGTATGACACTTGGGTTAGTTGATGCATACTCTGTCTTTGTTAAATGCCCTCCACGACAATCCGGAGTAATGACCGTAATTGTTGCAGGCGATTGG GTTTTATCATTTCTTTCGTTAGGAGCAGCAAGTTCGACAGCAAGCGTAGTTCAAATAATGATAGCTGCTAATAGTCCATTGTGTACTGGAAAGATCTGCAGTAGATATTCTCTTTCTGCTGTTATGGCTTTCTTGTCTTGGTTTATGTCTTTTACTTCTTCTCTCTTTAATTTATGGGTCCTTCCTAAATTGTAG
- the LOC130820479 gene encoding STS14 protein — MGHLFFSLVLPLILSSVYGQGPPPLTPQAQEFIDAHNQARAQVGVGPLKWSPTLANATARLVMYQRLKNYCQFADLSSNKIKYGANQLWAQGSVVGPKMAVDAWVAEKKYYNHENNTCTMGQQCGVYTQVVWRKTAELGCSQTSCVKNGTSLTVCYYNPPGNIVGESPY; from the coding sequence atgggCCACCTTTTTTTCAGTCTTGTTCTACCACTTATCTTGTCGTCAGTATACGGCCAAGGTCCACCCCCACTGACACCACAAGCCCAAGAATTCATAGATGCACACAACCAAGCCCGGGCCCAAGTCGGAGTAGGGCCACTAAAATGGAGCCCGACTCTAGCCAACGCCACAGCCCGTTTAGTGATGTATCAGAGGCTGAAAAACTACTGTCAATTCGCAGATCTGAGTAGCAACAAGATCAAGTACGGGGCCAACCAGTTATGGGCACAAGGTTCGGTTGTGGGCCCGAAAATGGCTGTGGATGCTTGGGTGGCAGAAAAGAAGTACTATAATCATGAGAATAACACGTGTACGATGGGGCAACAGTGTGGGGTCTACACACAGGTGGTGTGGCGGAAGACGGCGGAGTTGGGGTGTTCGCAGACAAGTTGTGTTAAGAATGGAACGAGTTTAACGGTTTGTTATTATAATCCGCCTGGTAATATCGTCGGTGAAAGTCCTTACTAG